One window from the genome of Candidatus Margulisiibacteriota bacterium encodes:
- a CDS encoding S-layer homology domain-containing protein, translating into MNRQKKLFILASSCLLVIFSLVVFAFPAQARLNELGINPFATEVGGRPLGMAGAVVALTDDPNGALYNPASLAWAKGIAITNLDIDRITVAGAYPTGLGSSFGLAVVNTSIENLPYLGSLRTSKSSLVVLSYGTKLFFFPAYAKNPVLQRVGLGVSFKSILSETFRGTGINDRSANGWTVDLGGIYKPNEWLAVGLALQNIIPQKSFGGGEILWDDSVAEPITAYHKIGFSAKVIGPIGSLNYSDTRQLVMGGELDFASTNPTLLRIGGEYTLNKIFILQAGLMEQWRPGGLSFTPTWGVGLRSEEWAFTISGNREPIKDEGQVLVSGTYFPKEWVVFKKLDVERPSVFLETAIERISLEDNFVTYDETLEVTGKVKPGVDVYVNNYLASKGKDNSFRVVVPLKLGKNLVVVEARNEQEMVSWTYKVLRKARISVEEENDLKKKLERTISLQEQEALRKKEAELKKRRSKVEELVTIGVINVDETKGEFKLEATITRGELATWLVKSADLPLPEVTKDVSVDIKRTNPLAAYYKAAIDWNLMPLYSDGTFRPDAPVTKEESERLFKVLGVKR; encoded by the coding sequence TTGAATAGGCAAAAAAAGTTGTTTATTTTAGCTTCCAGCTGCTTGCTTGTGATCTTTTCTCTGGTTGTTTTTGCTTTTCCAGCTCAGGCCAGATTGAACGAGCTGGGGATCAATCCGTTTGCCACCGAGGTTGGCGGGCGGCCCCTGGGAATGGCCGGGGCGGTAGTGGCTTTAACCGATGACCCGAACGGCGCCCTTTATAACCCGGCTTCTTTAGCCTGGGCCAAAGGTATTGCCATCACCAACCTGGATATTGACCGGATCACCGTTGCCGGAGCATATCCGACCGGGCTTGGCTCCTCATTTGGGCTTGCGGTGGTCAACACCAGCATTGAAAATCTTCCCTACCTGGGGTCTCTGCGGACGTCAAAAAGCAGCCTGGTCGTTCTTTCTTACGGAACAAAACTTTTCTTCTTTCCGGCTTACGCTAAAAACCCTGTCCTGCAAAGAGTTGGTCTTGGTGTCAGCTTCAAGTCAATACTTTCTGAAACATTCAGGGGGACAGGTATTAACGACCGCTCGGCTAACGGTTGGACGGTTGACCTTGGCGGGATATACAAACCGAACGAGTGGCTGGCGGTCGGGCTGGCCCTGCAAAACATTATTCCCCAAAAATCTTTTGGCGGCGGCGAGATCTTGTGGGACGACAGTGTTGCCGAGCCAATCACCGCTTACCATAAAATTGGGTTTTCCGCAAAAGTTATTGGGCCGATCGGTTCACTCAATTACAGTGACACCAGACAGCTGGTCATGGGGGGGGAGCTTGATTTCGCTAGCACTAACCCGACCTTGCTGCGGATCGGCGGGGAGTATACATTAAACAAGATATTTATTTTGCAGGCAGGCCTGATGGAACAATGGCGGCCTGGCGGGCTTTCTTTTACTCCGACCTGGGGGGTTGGCCTGCGGTCGGAAGAATGGGCTTTTACCATTTCCGGTAACCGGGAGCCGATCAAAGACGAAGGGCAAGTGCTTGTGTCCGGGACGTATTTCCCGAAAGAGTGGGTGGTTTTCAAGAAGCTTGATGTAGAGAGGCCGTCGGTGTTTTTAGAGACGGCGATCGAACGGATCTCTCTTGAGGATAATTTTGTAACCTATGACGAAACGCTTGAGGTGACCGGCAAGGTCAAGCCCGGGGTTGACGTTTACGTGAACAACTACCTGGCCAGCAAAGGGAAGGACAATTCATTCCGGGTCGTGGTCCCGCTCAAACTAGGAAAGAACCTGGTGGTGGTTGAAGCAAGGAACGAGCAGGAAATGGTGTCCTGGACATATAAGGTCTTGCGAAAAGCCAGGATCTCGGTCGAAGAAGAAAACGATCTCAAGAAAAAGCTGGAAAGAACGATCTCCCTGCAAGAGCAGGAAGCGCTCAGGAAAAAAGAAGCGGAGCTTAAAAAACGACGCAGTAAAGTGGAAGAATTGGTCACGATCGGAGTTATTAACGTTGATGAAACCAAAGGGGAGTTTAAACTGGAGGCGACGATAACCAGGGGAGAGCTGGCGACATGGCTGGTGAAATCGGCCGACTTGCCTCTGCCGGAAGTGACCAAAGACGTCTCTGTCGATATTAAGAGAACAAATCCTCTGGCCGCCTACTATAAGGCGGCAATTGACTGGAACCTGATGCCTCTTTATTCAGACGGGACTTTCCGGCCCGACGCGCCGGTAACCAAAGAAGAGTCGGAGCGATTGTTCAAGGTTCTGGGTGTTAAAAGATGA